The Flavobacteriales bacterium genome contains the following window.
GAAAGCGAAAACGATGCTGCCATGGCTGATGAGCAGCGCTTGGCGCGCACCACTTTCAGGTCGAGTTCCATGCCTACAACGAACATGAACAAGATGAGCCCGATCTGCGAAAGGAACTTGAGATTGTTCAGTGACTCAGCCGGGAACAGGAAGGCTGAGTATTCAGGGAAGTAGCTCGCCAGGAAGGAAGGCCCCAGGAAGATGCCGGCCGCGATCTCACCCACAACGCTGGGCAAACCGATCTTCCGGCACATGAAGCTGAAGATGCGCGCGGTAATGATGATGGTGAGGATCTGCAGAAGCAGCTTCGCCAACGGATGCGTGAGGTTCTCGCGGTAGATCTCCTTGAAGTGCGCCCATTGATCAGTGGTCTGATCCACCATACGCGCCATCGCAGGCCCGGTCTCGTGCGACCGTCCCAGTTCCACAATGCTGTACACCGCCGTGGCTCCCAGCGCGATGAACAGGAAGTAGATCAACCAGTTGCGCATGGGTAGTGCGCGGGCAAGATAGCCGCGTGGTCTTGCGTCTTCGTGAAGTGCCCGCCGGACGGTGAAAAGAAAGCGCCCCGGTGTTACCGGAGCGCTCTTGCCCGCCGTTACCCCTTGTTGCGCGGGCGGGCGATCGCCACCGTTACCTCGGGAACGGTAGGACGCTCAGGATATCGGGCATGCGGATGGCCAGTGCTGATGCTTCCTCGGGAACGGATGCCATGGCACATTGGGGCGCTGCATTTTTTTTCGGGGCCGGTTTGCGGAACACGATGGCAGCGGTCTGCTTGGCGCGCAACGAGTCGGCCTCCTGTTTCAGGCGCTCATCGCGCAGTTTGCGGTCCTCTTCGTAGTCGCGCTCGTTCTCGTCCTCTTCGGTGGGAGCGTTCAGGTCGAGCAGTCCCTTGCTGGTCATGGTCCAAGTGCGGTTGATCATGTTGCCGTCCCAGATGTTGTGCACGTTGTCCACATCGTGGATCACGTGCTGTGCGCCTTCCATGAAATGCACCGACGCGCCGTAGGGAACTTGCAGCGTGAAGTCGAGGTCCTGCCCGCGCCATTTGTCCGTGGCAGGGAAGGAGAGGAGGGAACTCAGGAAGATCGTATCACCTTGCTGGTGTAAGGCATGCTCGATATGGCTGGCGCGGGCTGCTGCTTCCTTTGCGCCGATGCCACGGGCTTGTCGCACTATGATCAGGTGGAAGAGACTGTCCGGGCTTCGCTCCACGTCGCAATCGGCCCAACCACCGTGCACCATGCCGTTGGCCAAGGACAGGCCATCGTGCTCCCAGTGCAGGTCGCCGTCGTCGAAGGTGACGTTGTATTGCCACTCGGCGGTGTCGCCCGGCATCACGCCCAAGTGGATGGTGCGGCCGGTGGGTTGTTGGATGGTAGCCTCAGTGCGGTTGCGTGCACTTTGACGGAAGTCGTGGGCAAGGCCGACACCCAGCGTGATGGTGGCGATCAGCGACGCCACCCACACCAAGGTCAAGGTCCATCCCAACCACCGGGGTGCGCGAGTGTCCATCAACAAATGGAAGCCGGCGATGAGCAGACCGATGACGGGGATGGCCAAAACCAGTAGCCCGCAGATCACCAGCCAGAGCGCGTGGCCATGGCTGTCGAACAGGAGACCTCCAAGGTCCATTGACCCCATGTTCCCACTGCCCCACGCCCCGGTCCAGCCCGCCACACTTACACCGACAGCCCCGCTGATGAGGGACATCAACATCACCACGGAAGCAACGATGAGCGCGATACCGATGACCTTGCCCAGAACGTTGCCCACGCTTCGACCCGTGCGCCGTGCCGCATGGGCTGCCTCGTGGCCCCAAGCCTTGGCTTTGGGTTCCCATTGTTTTCCAAGGTCCTGAGCCTCGTTGGCCATCTGCTCGGCGCCACGCTTGAAACGCTCCCCGCCTTCCTCGAACACGCGCTTGATGTTGTCCACGTTCACTGCTTCACCGCGCATCTGCAGGCGGTCAGCGGCGCTATCGGCCTTCGGCACCAGGATCCACATCAGGATGTACACGAGGAAGAGCGTGCCCATGAAGGGAATGCACAGCACGAGGAAACCGATACGTGCCCAAAGCGCTTCCATCCCGATGTAGGCGGCCAGGCCGCTCAACACACCACCCACCCATTTGTCGTCAGGGTCGCGGAACAAGCGTTTGGCGGTGCGCGTGGGGTCATTGCCTGACGGGCCGGCGCCTGCACCGTCTTCCTCCCCGGCATAATCCTCGGGTTGGCCCATCACGCCGATCACATGGTCCACGTCAGTGATGCTCACCACATTGCGGCCTTCCAGGCGCTGATGGAACAACTCGGCGATGCGCGCCTCGATGTCGGCCATGATCTCCTCGCGGCCGTCGGTGCCGGTGAACTTGGCGCGTATGCTGTCCAGGTAGCGGCCCAGCTTCAGGAAGGCGTCTTCCTCGATGTGGAACACGGTGCCACTGATGTTGGCGGTCACTGTCTTTTTCATAGCGCTTGGTTCAGGGGTTCTTGCGGCTGGTGGTCTTCTTCACGGCTTGTGCGAGCTCGTCCCAGGTGTCGTCGAGCTCCTTCAGGAATTTCTGGCCCACGGTGGTGAGCTTGTAGTACTTGCGGGGCGGCCCGCTCCGGCTTTCCTCCCAGCGGTAGGTGAGGTAGCCCGCGTTCTTCAGTCGGGTGAGCAGGGGGTACAGCGTGCCTTCCACCACGATGAGCTTCGCGTCCTTGAGGCTCTCGATGATGTCCGGCGGGTAGGCCTCGCCTTTTGCCAAGGTGCTGAGGATGCAGTACTCCAGCACGCCTTTCCGCATCTGCGCTTTGGTGTTCTCTACGTTCATGGGGCGGCTTGTGTGCTTGGTCCGGTACTGGATGACGCAAACATATATGCTTAGGTTGGTACTATGCAACACATAGTACTATGAAATGATGAGCGGTTGCTGCGCCATGGCGGATGGTCCTAAGGAGCATCCCTCTACATTGCGCACAGTGCCCTGCCCCGCATGCTCATCGCCGGTGCATCCATATTCCTGCTGCTCGTCGCGGCATTGGCCTTAAGGGCCTCGCAACGGTCTTTCGCCGAGGTGCGTGGTTGGCGTGGCGGTATTGCTCATGAAGGTGAGACGGGGCATTGCACGCCCGCCCTGGACCGATCGGCTGTTCGTGGCGAGGGCTGGGCGGCCTGGGTGGCCGGGCTCCTGAGCGCTGGTGACTTGTTCGGCCGCAGGCTTCCGGCCCGAAGACTGAAGGAGCAAGGCACCGCGTGGGATGTGTTCGTGCGGGATGCGCGCGGATCGTTGCGCCATTCCCGACGCTTCGGTTCCGGCGACCAGCGCTATTGGGTGTACGGGCTCATCGCTTTCGGCGCGCTACTGCGCGTGCTGCAGATGGGCGCGCCGGTCATCCATGACGAGGCGTTCACGTACACCGGCTTCGCCTCGCGCCCGTTCGGCGAAGTTCTCAGCGACTACAGCTCACCGAACAACCACATGCTGCACACCTTGTTGGTCAAGGTCAGCACGTCCGTGTTCGGGGTGGGCACATGGCAGTTGCGTTTGCCCGCGCTGCTGGCCGGCATTGCCGTTCTGCCGTTGTTCTACCTCTTTGCGCGGGCCATGTTCAACCGCTACATCGCCTTGGTCGGCCTGGCGTTGTTGGCCGGAAGCGGGGGCCTCATCGAATACAGCGCTCTGGGCCGGGGCTATAGCCTTGGCTGGGTGTTCTTCCTCTGCGGGCTATTGGCCGGGCGCCACTTCGCGAAGACGAACAACACGGTGAGCGCGGTAGCGGTGGGTGTATCATGCGCCTTGGGCATGTGGACCGTGCCCACCAGCATGTACTGGGCGGCCACGGTTTACGTGTGGTTGGTGCTCTACCTCGGCGGTAAGTACTCATCGTCGTTGCAGCAGCGCATAGCGAAGCTTCTGCTGTCCGTGTCCGTTTTCGTGGTGCTGGCACTGCTGTTCTATTCACCCGTGCTCATCGTGCATGGGCTTCCTTACTTGATGAGCCATCCGGAGCTTGGCGAAACCAGTTGGGACAAGTTCGTTGCACACCACCAGGACAGCAGTTTCGACCTGTGGATCTACATCGTTGACACCTCTCGTGCCTGGATCGCTTTTGCCGGATATGCCGGCATCATGTACGCGGCGTACATCACGTCCAAGTACCGCAAACTGTTCGCCGCCATGCTCATCGCATGCGTTCCGTTGGTTCTGGTACAGATGAACGTGGCACCACCGAGCACCTGGAACTGGATGGTCATCATCTTCCATCTGAGCAGTGCCATTGCATTGTTCTACCTTCTGAAGTTCATCCAGAACAAGTTCGCGCCGTCGTTCAACAAGCGGTTCCGCACGCGTGCCACTGCTGTGGTCCTGGCATTGGGGACCGGAGCGCTCAGTACGTACCTGTTGCCGCGTGCCGTGGGGTTGCCCCGGTATCCGGAAGCCGACTTGGCTGCAGAGCAGTTGGCCGGGCTCTTACGACCGGGGGATGTGGTGCTCGCTGAGCATCCTTGGGAGGCCGTTACCCAATTCGAGGCCATGGCGCACGGTATCCAACGCGCCCACTTCCATCTGCCCGGGCACCCGGTGCCAGGGCCCGGGACCCGCGTTTATCTTTTGGTGAGCCCGGCCAGTGGGCAAACCACTGCAACGGTCCTGGAGTACCATTCGCTCGCTTCAGGGGCCTTCTCGCCCCCGGTGAAGCTGAAGGACTGGACGCGGCTGGAGATCCACGCCGCAGTGGCGCGGTAGCGTACAACCTGCGCGCTTTACCGCGACATTCGCGGCCCCAAACCAGCAAGCGCCATGGCAGAAGAAGGCCGCCAGATCATTTTCAATATGGTGAAGGTGGGCAAGACGCTCCCTTCCGGAAAGAAGATCCTCAACGACATCTACCTCGGCTTCTACTACGGCGCCAAGATCGGCATCCTCGGTCTCAACGGCAGTGGTAAGAGCACCTTGATGCGCATCATCGCGGGCAAGGAGAAGAGCTACGAAGGCGATGTGCACCTGAGCCCCGGCTATACCATCGGCCATCTTGAACAGGAGCCCGAACTGGACGAGACCAAGACCGTGCTCGACATCGTGAAGGAAGGGGTGAAGCCCATCACCGATCTGCTGGCCGAGTACGAAGAGGTGAACAACAAGTTCAGCGATGAGGAGATCATGAGCGATCCCGACAAGATGGACAAGCTCATTGCCCGCCAAGCCGCGTTGCAGGACAAGATCGAAGCGGCCGACGCATGGAACATCGACCAGAAGCTGGAGGTGGCCATGGACGCCCTGCGTACGCCCGACGGTGATACGCCCATCAAGGTGCTCAGCGGTGGTGAGCGCCGCCGCGTGGCACTGTGCCGTTTGCTTTTGCAGCAGCCGGACATCCTGCTACTTGACGAACCGACCAACCACTTGGACGCCGAGAGCGTGGCGTGGTTGGAGCTCCACCTGCAGCAGTACAAGGGCACCATCATCGCCATCACCCACGATCGTTACTTCCTCGATAATGTCGCTGGTTGGATCCTGGAACTGGACCGCGGAGAGGGTATCCCGTACAAGGGCAACTACACCAACTGGCTGGAGCAGAAGACCGCTCGACTCGCACAGGAAGAGAAGAACGAGAGCAAGCGCCAACGCGTGCTGAAGCAGGAACTGGAATGGGTGCGGAGCAATGCCAGCGCACGCCGCACCAAGAGCAAGGCCCGCCTCGCCAACTACGAGAAGATGCAGAGCGCGAGCACGAAGGAGAAGGAGGCCAAGCTGGAGATCTTCATCCCGAACGGACAACGTCTTGGTGACAAGGTCATCGAGTTCAAGGGCGTGAGCAAGAGCTTCGGTGACCGCCTACTGTTCGAGAACCTCAACTTCACGCTGCCGCCGGCGGGCATCGTGGGCATCATCGGCCCGAACGGCGCTGGTAAGACCACGCTCTTCCGTCTCATCACCGGCGAAGAGAAACCCGACAGTGGCACCGTTACCATCGGCGACACCGTGCAACTGAGCTACGTGGACCAGAGCCACAAGGACCTGCTGCCTGAGAAGACCGTTTGGGAAGTGATCAGCTACGGCCACGAGCAGATGCTGGTGGGCGGCATGAACGTGAGCAGCCGGGCCTATCTGGCGCGCTTCAACTTCAGCGGCAACGACCAGAACAAGAAAGTGGGGATCCTCTCAGGGGGTGAACGCAACCGTCTGCACTTGGCCATGACCTTGAAGAGCGGCAGCAACGTGCTCTTGCTGGACGAACCGACCAACGACCTGGACGTGAACACGCTGCGCGCCCTGGAGGAAGGCATCCAGGACTACAGTGGCTGCGCGGTCATCATCAGCCACGACCGCTGGTTCCTCGACCGTCTGTGCACCCACATCCTCGCCTTCGAGGGCGATAGCAATGTGTACTGGTTCGAGGGCAACTTCCAGGAGTACGAGGAGAACCGCAAGAAGCGCCTGGGCGGCGACATCGTGCCGCACCGCATCAAGTACAGGAAGTTGGTGAGGGGGTGAGGATGTCGATCTTTGGACCATGATCATCACCCGGCTCAAACTCAAGAATTGGCGCAACTTCAAACACGTGGACGTCAGCCTGAGGGAGCGCGTTTACGTGGTGGGGCCCAATGCGTCGGGGAAGTCAAACCTGTTGGATGTCGTGCGTTTTCTGCGCGATGTAGCAAAGCCGAATGGGGGCGGTTTGCAGAAGGCCGTGGCGGATCGTGATGGGTTGAAACGTTTGCGATGCCTGAACGCTCGCAAAGACCCCGAGGTACTCATCGAAGTTGAACTCGCTGAGACCGCGGGCCAGGCTGCTGAATGGCGCTATACGCTCGGCATCAAGAGCGAGGGCACGGGACTGCAGCGCCCTATCGTTTCACAGGAGAAGGTCGAGCGCATCGGTGCATCCGGCCAGCCCTTGCTCGCGCGACCGAACAAAGCAGATCAACGTGATGCCGAGTTGTTGACCGAGACACACCTTGAACAGGTAGGAGCGAACAAGGAGTTCCGGTTCCTTGCGGAATTCTTCAGCGGAGTCACTTATCTGCATTTGGTGCCGCAACTGCTGAAGTTCGGCAGTAAGATCTCGGGTTCGCTCATGGAAGGGGATCCTTTTGGACAGGGCTTCCTTCTCAAGGTGGCGAAAGCAAGCCCTAAGGTTCAGAAGTCAAGGCTCAAGAAGATCGAAACCGCGCTACGGGCATGTGTGCCTAACATGCGAGAACTGACCTTTGAGAAGGATCCCATTTCAGGGGCCCCTCACTTGGTCGCCTTGTTCGAGCATTGGCGTCCTGGCGCCGGTTGGCAGCGGGAGAATGAGTTCAGTGACGGTACGTTGCGCCTACTGGGTATCATGTGGAGTCTGCTGGATGGCGATGGGTTGTTGCTTCTTGAAGAACCCGAGCTTTCGCTCAACGAGAGCATAGTCGAGCGGATCCATCGGCTAATTGTTCAGATGCAGCGCCAGGCAAAACACTCACGCCAGGTCTTTATTACCACTCATAGCGAGGCGCTCCTGTCCGATGAGGCGCTTGACATTCGTGAAGTTCTTCGACTGGAGCCAACCGAGGATGGTACGGTGGTGCACGAGGCCGATGAGACTGATACGAAGTTGGTGATGTCTGGATATACTGTGGCTGAGGCGTTGTTGCCTCGCATTAAGCCGAGGAAGTTGGATCAATTGTCCCTGTTCGAGTAGTGCTGATGAGCCGCGAGGTTGTACTCGTTTGTGAGGACGCCCTTGGGATGGCGGTGCTGCGGCGTTTGATAAGTCACGCTCGTCCGCAGCTCGTTGTCCGGTTGCCTATTGTTACTGGCTCGAACACAACGCTCTTTACCAACCTTCCCAAGTACGTCAGGGCAAGTCAACAAGGAGTAGCGCACATTGTGCTAACGGACTTGGATAGGAATGACTGCGCTCCTAGTTTGATCGAACGATTGGCAGTGCCTTCGATACCAGGGCAAATGATCTTCCGGGTTGCTGTCCGTGAGGTTGAATCCTGGCTGCTCGCTGATCGCAGCGGAATGGCAGGCATGATCGGATTGCCAGTGGCGAAGCTACCCATGGAACCGGATCTCATCGAGGATCCCAAGCAGTACCTGTTGAATCTTGTTCGCAAGTGCAAAAAGACCAGGTTGAAGCGCGACGTTCTACCAGAGCTTGGATCAAGTGCGTCCAAAGGAGTATTCTACAATGACAGGTTCGGATCGTTCGCGCGAACCGAATGGAACGTGGACGCAGCGGCGAAACATTCGCAGAGCTTGAACAGAACGCTGCTCCGGTTGGGTACCTTCTGAGCTATTGCCAACGACCTGGACGTGAACACGCTGCGGGCGCTGGAGGAAGGCATCCAGGACTACAGCGGCTGCGCGGTCATCATCAGCCACGACCGCTGGTTCCTCGACCGTCTGTGCACCCACATCCTCGCCTTCGAGGGCGATAGCAATGTGTACTGGTTCGAGGGCAACTTCCAGGAGTACGAGGAGAACCGCAAGAAGCGCCTGGGCGGCGACATCGTGCCGCACCGCATCAAGTACAGGAAGTTGGTGAGGGGGTAGGGCTCACTCCACCGCCTTCGCCCCGCTCGCTTTCCGCTGCGGGTACTCGCCAATGACATTGCGCTTCAGGAAGCGCACGGTGCCGTCGGTCGTGCGGAACTTGTTGTACACCTTGGGCGGCACGCCGAAGAACTCGTACTCGCTGCCGTCGCCGAAGAAGATGGTGAGCACCTGGTTCTTGTACTGCCAGTTGGCGATCATGCTCGTGAGCGTCTTCTCGAAATCCTCCGTGTTCTTGGCATGCGTCTCCGGGTGGATGCTCTCCAGGAACTTGTACGCCTCGATGACCTGCTGACTGGTCGCCTCGGCCTGCGCTTTTTCGGCCTCGTCCTGGAAGCGGTCGGGGTGGTGCTTCTTCATCAACCCTTTGTAGAGGGTGTTGAGGTCTTTCAGCGTGGCGTTGGCCGGTGCGTCGAGCAACTTGCGGCTATCGGTGATACGTTTCATTGCGAAGGGGCGGAAAAAGGCGCGCGAAGATGCACCGGAGCCCGGGATGAGCCAGCTACCCTGCCAACCGTGCAAGCCGCTCGATCGCACAGGGTGCCTTCCGCACGGATCGCCCACCTTCGGCGATCATGCGCGCGTTGTGCTTCGTAGTGGCCATTTCCAGCCTGGCAGGTGCGCGCGCGCAGTACTTCACCAACCACACCGATGAGGACGGCCTGATCGGGGCCCGCGTGCGGTGTACCACCCAGGACGGCAATGGTTACCTGTGGGTGGCCACGTTCGATGGACTGTCGCGCTTCGATGGCGGCTCGTTCAGGAACTTCTCTTCGGCCGATAGCGCCTATGGTGATGTGCCCCAGGGCATGATCGACGATGTGGTCGCCGATGCAGCTGGTGATCTGTGGATCATCTCCCAATACGGTGGTCTTTGCCGCTACGATCACCGCCGTGCGCGATTCGAGGCCTGGGGCCGCATGGCGGGCGAACAAGACCCGGATGTTTTCCAACTGGCGCATGGCTTGGCGCCGGTGGCTGCTGACAGCGTGTTCGCTTGGAGCGTTGAGAGCGGGCTGGTGGTGTTCCATCCCGTTTCGCGGCGGCGCACCACCATCGGGTTCCCGGAGGGCACTGGCCTCGGGACCGGTGGGCGATGGATCAAGCGGGATCCGGCAAGGCCACGGCTGCTGTGGATCGCCAACAAAAGAGGGTTGTACACCTGGGACATGGCCCAGGAGCGCTTCGAAACACATCTGTTGGGTGAAGCGGGATCGGTGTCGGAACAGGAAGGCTGGAGCGTGGATGCCTTGCACTTCGCGAAGGACGGTTCATTGCAGGTGGGCGTTAGGAACAAGGGGCTGATGCGCTACGACCCGGGGACGCGGCAATGGGACCCGCAGGTGTTCGAACCCAACGTGGATGCTGCCCGCGACCGGAATTCGGTCTTTGCCTTGGCGGACCTGCCGGAAGGCTTGTGCATGGGGACGGCCCATGGTCTCGTTCTGCTCGACGAAGCCGGTCGCGTGGTGCAGCGCATTGCCCACGAAAAGGGCAATGCACACAGTTTGCTTCCAGGCAGGATCCTCGATCTTTTCGTTGCGCGCGAAGGAACGCTCTGGGTAAGCTCGCCCGGAGGGCTTTCGCAGTGGTCACCGCGCCAGAACATCTTCCGTGCTTGTGCGTTCGAAACAGCGCGCGAAGAGGGTGCCGTGCCGCTGGTCACCGGGGTTGCCGCGCATTCCGGAGGCTGGTTGCTGGGTACACGCAATGCCGGCATTCTTCGGTTGGACCCGGAAAAAGGCCTTCTGACCGAGCACCCGGTCACGACACGCCTGGGAGGAAAAGCCATTGTTGCGCTCTTCCGTTCGAACGTGCACGGTCTGTTGTGCTGGACCGATGAGGGCCTGAACCGCCTTGATGGTGATGCACTGCGACCAGTGCCCATGGTCGCTTGGCCGCAAGGGGCGAGCGAAGTGGGCTTGAGCGTGATGGAAGACGCCGCTGGCAGGATCTACACATCGGGAGTCGAGAAGGGGATCCGTCGTACGGACCTTCTTCTGGGCACGAGCACAACGCTACCGTTCGACGCCCCCGGTGGTCACGGCCGGGCCGATGATCTGGTGAAAGGAATGACCGTTGATGCGCAGGGGCGCGTGTGGCTGGCTTACTTCAACAAGGGTCTCAAGGTCATTTTTCCCGATGGCGCCGAGCGTGACTTCCGCAAAGAGGACCACCCATGGATGGGGCATGCCCTGATCTGGGACCTGGAGGTCGACAAGCAGAACAGGTTGTGGATGGTGACCAAGAACGATGGCGTACAATGGGTGCACGTTGATCGGTTGCTTGCGGAGAAAGACCTGATGTTGCATGGTTCAAGGGAGATACCGTCGGTAAGTGCCAACCTCTTCATGTACAACGACCGGCAGTTGTGGGTGTCGGGTACAATGGGCCTTGC
Protein-coding sequences here:
- a CDS encoding PspC domain-containing protein, giving the protein MKKTVTANISGTVFHIEEDAFLKLGRYLDSIRAKFTGTDGREEIMADIEARIAELFHQRLEGRNVVSITDVDHVIGVMGQPEDYAGEEDGAGAGPSGNDPTRTAKRLFRDPDDKWVGGVLSGLAAYIGMEALWARIGFLVLCIPFMGTLFLVYILMWILVPKADSAADRLQMRGEAVNVDNIKRVFEEGGERFKRGAEQMANEAQDLGKQWEPKAKAWGHEAAHAARRTGRSVGNVLGKVIGIALIVASVVMLMSLISGAVGVSVAGWTGAWGSGNMGSMDLGGLLFDSHGHALWLVICGLLVLAIPVIGLLIAGFHLLMDTRAPRWLGWTLTLVWVASLIATITLGVGLAHDFRQSARNRTEATIQQPTGRTIHLGVMPGDTAEWQYNVTFDDGDLHWEHDGLSLANGMVHGGWADCDVERSPDSLFHLIIVRQARGIGAKEAAARASHIEHALHQQGDTIFLSSLLSFPATDKWRGQDLDFTLQVPYGASVHFMEGAQHVIHDVDNVHNIWDGNMINRTWTMTSKGLLDLNAPTEEDENERDYEEDRKLRDERLKQEADSLRAKQTAAIVFRKPAPKKNAAPQCAMASVPEEASALAIRMPDILSVLPFPR
- a CDS encoding PadR family transcriptional regulator — encoded protein: MNVENTKAQMRKGVLEYCILSTLAKGEAYPPDIIESLKDAKLIVVEGTLYPLLTRLKNAGYLTYRWEESRSGPPRKYYKLTTVGQKFLKELDDTWDELAQAVKKTTSRKNP
- a CDS encoding glycosyltransferase family 39 protein, coding for MLIAGASIFLLLVAALALRASQRSFAEVRGWRGGIAHEGETGHCTPALDRSAVRGEGWAAWVAGLLSAGDLFGRRLPARRLKEQGTAWDVFVRDARGSLRHSRRFGSGDQRYWVYGLIAFGALLRVLQMGAPVIHDEAFTYTGFASRPFGEVLSDYSSPNNHMLHTLLVKVSTSVFGVGTWQLRLPALLAGIAVLPLFYLFARAMFNRYIALVGLALLAGSGGLIEYSALGRGYSLGWVFFLCGLLAGRHFAKTNNTVSAVAVGVSCALGMWTVPTSMYWAATVYVWLVLYLGGKYSSSLQQRIAKLLLSVSVFVVLALLFYSPVLIVHGLPYLMSHPELGETSWDKFVAHHQDSSFDLWIYIVDTSRAWIAFAGYAGIMYAAYITSKYRKLFAAMLIACVPLVLVQMNVAPPSTWNWMVIIFHLSSAIALFYLLKFIQNKFAPSFNKRFRTRATAVVLALGTGALSTYLLPRAVGLPRYPEADLAAEQLAGLLRPGDVVLAEHPWEAVTQFEAMAHGIQRAHFHLPGHPVPGPGTRVYLLVSPASGQTTATVLEYHSLASGAFSPPVKLKDWTRLEIHAAVAR
- the ettA gene encoding energy-dependent translational throttle protein EttA → MAEEGRQIIFNMVKVGKTLPSGKKILNDIYLGFYYGAKIGILGLNGSGKSTLMRIIAGKEKSYEGDVHLSPGYTIGHLEQEPELDETKTVLDIVKEGVKPITDLLAEYEEVNNKFSDEEIMSDPDKMDKLIARQAALQDKIEAADAWNIDQKLEVAMDALRTPDGDTPIKVLSGGERRRVALCRLLLQQPDILLLDEPTNHLDAESVAWLELHLQQYKGTIIAITHDRYFLDNVAGWILELDRGEGIPYKGNYTNWLEQKTARLAQEEKNESKRQRVLKQELEWVRSNASARRTKSKARLANYEKMQSASTKEKEAKLEIFIPNGQRLGDKVIEFKGVSKSFGDRLLFENLNFTLPPAGIVGIIGPNGAGKTTLFRLITGEEKPDSGTVTIGDTVQLSYVDQSHKDLLPEKTVWEVISYGHEQMLVGGMNVSSRAYLARFNFSGNDQNKKVGILSGGERNRLHLAMTLKSGSNVLLLDEPTNDLDVNTLRALEEGIQDYSGCAVIISHDRWFLDRLCTHILAFEGDSNVYWFEGNFQEYEENRKKRLGGDIVPHRIKYRKLVRG
- a CDS encoding AAA family ATPase — its product is MIITRLKLKNWRNFKHVDVSLRERVYVVGPNASGKSNLLDVVRFLRDVAKPNGGGLQKAVADRDGLKRLRCLNARKDPEVLIEVELAETAGQAAEWRYTLGIKSEGTGLQRPIVSQEKVERIGASGQPLLARPNKADQRDAELLTETHLEQVGANKEFRFLAEFFSGVTYLHLVPQLLKFGSKISGSLMEGDPFGQGFLLKVAKASPKVQKSRLKKIETALRACVPNMRELTFEKDPISGAPHLVALFEHWRPGAGWQRENEFSDGTLRLLGIMWSLLDGDGLLLLEEPELSLNESIVERIHRLIVQMQRQAKHSRQVFITTHSEALLSDEALDIREVLRLEPTEDGTVVHEADETDTKLVMSGYTVAEALLPRIKPRKLDQLSLFE
- a CDS encoding KTSC domain-containing protein, which codes for MKRITDSRKLLDAPANATLKDLNTLYKGLMKKHHPDRFQDEAEKAQAEATSQQVIEAYKFLESIHPETHAKNTEDFEKTLTSMIANWQYKNQVLTIFFGDGSEYEFFGVPPKVYNKFRTTDGTVRFLKRNVIGEYPQRKASGAKAVE
- a CDS encoding histidine kinase; the encoded protein is MRALCFVVAISSLAGARAQYFTNHTDEDGLIGARVRCTTQDGNGYLWVATFDGLSRFDGGSFRNFSSADSAYGDVPQGMIDDVVADAAGDLWIISQYGGLCRYDHRRARFEAWGRMAGEQDPDVFQLAHGLAPVAADSVFAWSVESGLVVFHPVSRRRTTIGFPEGTGLGTGGRWIKRDPARPRLLWIANKRGLYTWDMAQERFETHLLGEAGSVSEQEGWSVDALHFAKDGSLQVGVRNKGLMRYDPGTRQWDPQVFEPNVDAARDRNSVFALADLPEGLCMGTAHGLVLLDEAGRVVQRIAHEKGNAHSLLPGRILDLFVAREGTLWVSSPGGLSQWSPRQNIFRACAFETAREEGAVPLVTGVAAHSGGWLLGTRNAGILRLDPEKGLLTEHPVTTRLGGKAIVALFRSNVHGLLCWTDEGLNRLDGDALRPVPMVAWPQGASEVGLSVMEDAAGRIYTSGVEKGIRRTDLLLGTSTTLPFDAPGGHGRADDLVKGMTVDAQGRVWLAYFNKGLKVIFPDGAERDFRKEDHPWMGHALIWDLEVDKQNRLWMVTKNDGVQWVHVDRLLAEKDLMLHGSREIPSVSANLFMYNDRQLWVSGTMGLAALDLHDMSVRRFGRADGLETDPFFSSAFHQLNDGQVLITVNQRMPLLVHPDSISGGDVTPSVVIERAIVNGRELSAWKPGTTDGGIDLSYDKNHLTIHFTTIAFTHRDRIALEYMLEGSADPPVRTGPEGMATFAGLAPGNYRMVVRRAGDTSGAVLASLPVKVRPAVWQTWWFRAGAALVVVALGFMFYRRRMRQVREQARLRIEFQRKLAEVEMSALRAQMNPHFLFNSLNSINRYIVKNEPKLASEYLTKFSRLMRLVLNNSKQQVVPLQDELDALNLYIELESLRFNNRFELDSRVELDTDASTVMVPPMLLQPYVENAIWHGLMHKKEGVPKLKLHVLKRNGQLRFEVEDNGVGREQSALLRSKRATDQPSHGTRITRERLELVERMHGLKTEVHYTDLKDLGHRAAGTRVTITITNEE